One genomic window of Elaeis guineensis isolate ETL-2024a chromosome 2, EG11, whole genome shotgun sequence includes the following:
- the LOC105052066 gene encoding gibberellin 2-beta-dioxygenase 8 isoform X1 codes for MKASIVACWPWRERRKGYCNLPFNWPSFLQLYPSSHPHCPRSLAIISPLPLLPISNQFSKNLISISFDAPFRNVLFSTTRNQQMANAWSAFLSIYSSSNLVIPTPPPGIYMHSLVSSPMLMDPNPPFFTTYKALLDSQPHSSDIDQTVIAEECELPIIDLNCLNGKHHEEQCKRDVKVAASEWGFFQVVNHGISNSILDRLREVQFDVFRQPFQKKASEKLLDFSPENYRWGTPRPTSLKQLSWSEAYHVPLPPSTDVTKASPRHIIEEFSTAMLRLAHQLVGILAEGLGGYDGTYIKENCTRNTCYLRLNRYPPCPVKTGVFGLIPHTDSSFLTIVRQDQVGGLQLMKDGRWITVKPNLDALIVNIGDLFQAWSNGVYKSVEHRVMSNPQLERFSVAYFLCPSYDTVIRSYAEPAIYTKFSFGEYKQQVQEDVRRTGHKVGLSRFLAQSA; via the exons ATGAAAGCGTCAATTGTGGCTTGCTGGCcatggagagagagaagaaagggatACTGTAACCTCCCCTTCAACTGGCCCTCCTTCCTCCAACTCTATCCCTCCTCCCACCCCCACTGTCCTCGTTCATTGGCCATCATTTCTCCTTTACCTCTCCTCCCAATATCTAATCAGTTCAGCAAAAATCTAATCTCCATTTCGTTTGATGCTCCGTTCAGAAACGTGCTCTTCTCAACAACCAGAAACCAACAAATGGCCAATGCGTGGTCGGCCTTCTTGTCTATATATTCTAGCTCCAACTTAGTTATTCCCACTCCTCCCCCTGGCATATATATGCATTCCCTCGTCTCCTCTCCAA TGCTAATGGATCCCAATCCACCGTTCTTCACCACCTACAAGGCTCTTTTGGATAGCCAACCACATTCATCTGATATTGATCAAACGGTAATAGCCGAGGAGTGCGAGCTCCCTATCATCGATCTCAACTGTCTAAATGGTAAGCACCACGAGGAGCAGTGCAAGAGAGACGTCAAAGTTGCTGCCTCCGAGTGGGGCTTCTTCCAGGTGGTGAACCATGGCATCTCCAATAGTATCCTGGATAGGCTACGCGAGGTGCAGTTTGACGTGTTCCGACAGCCATTCCAGAAGAAGGCCAGTGAGAAGTTGTTGGACTTCTCGCCTGAGAATTATCGCTGGGGGACGCCGAGGCCCACTTCCCTCAAGCAATTATCATGGTCCGAAGCATATCATGTCCCTCTCCCACCGTCCACCGATGTCACCAAAGCTAGCCCCAG GCACATAATAGAGGAATTCTCGACGGCGATGTTACGGTTGGCACATCAACTAGTGGGGATATTAGCTGAAGGTTTGGGGGGCTACGACGGCACGTATATAAAGGAGAACTGCACACGTAATACTTGTTATTTACGGCTGAATCGTTATCCGCCATGTCCCGTAAAAACTGGAGTCTTTGGGTTGATCCCTCACACTGATAGTAGTTTCCTGACCATTGTACGCCAAGATCAAGTGGGTGGGCTGCAACTGATGAAGGATGGCAGGTGGATCACCGTCAAACCAAATCTTGATGCATTAATTGTCAACATTGGTGACTTGTTCcag GCATGGAGCAATGGGGTGTACAAGAGTGTGGAACACAGAGTTATGTCCAACCCACAACTGGAGAGGTTCTCAGTGGCATACTTCCTGTGTCCCTCCTATGACACTGTGATACGGAGCTATGCAGAGCCTGCGATCTATACAAAGTTTAGCTTTGGGGAGTACAAACAGCAAGTCCAAGAGGATGTTAGACGTACAGGTCACAAGGTCGGGCTTTCAAGATTCCTTGCTCAAAGCGCATGA
- the LOC105052066 gene encoding gibberellin 2-beta-dioxygenase 8 isoform X2, protein MDPNPPFFTTYKALLDSQPHSSDIDQTVIAEECELPIIDLNCLNGKHHEEQCKRDVKVAASEWGFFQVVNHGISNSILDRLREVQFDVFRQPFQKKASEKLLDFSPENYRWGTPRPTSLKQLSWSEAYHVPLPPSTDVTKASPRHIIEEFSTAMLRLAHQLVGILAEGLGGYDGTYIKENCTRNTCYLRLNRYPPCPVKTGVFGLIPHTDSSFLTIVRQDQVGGLQLMKDGRWITVKPNLDALIVNIGDLFQAWSNGVYKSVEHRVMSNPQLERFSVAYFLCPSYDTVIRSYAEPAIYTKFSFGEYKQQVQEDVRRTGHKVGLSRFLAQSA, encoded by the exons ATGGATCCCAATCCACCGTTCTTCACCACCTACAAGGCTCTTTTGGATAGCCAACCACATTCATCTGATATTGATCAAACGGTAATAGCCGAGGAGTGCGAGCTCCCTATCATCGATCTCAACTGTCTAAATGGTAAGCACCACGAGGAGCAGTGCAAGAGAGACGTCAAAGTTGCTGCCTCCGAGTGGGGCTTCTTCCAGGTGGTGAACCATGGCATCTCCAATAGTATCCTGGATAGGCTACGCGAGGTGCAGTTTGACGTGTTCCGACAGCCATTCCAGAAGAAGGCCAGTGAGAAGTTGTTGGACTTCTCGCCTGAGAATTATCGCTGGGGGACGCCGAGGCCCACTTCCCTCAAGCAATTATCATGGTCCGAAGCATATCATGTCCCTCTCCCACCGTCCACCGATGTCACCAAAGCTAGCCCCAG GCACATAATAGAGGAATTCTCGACGGCGATGTTACGGTTGGCACATCAACTAGTGGGGATATTAGCTGAAGGTTTGGGGGGCTACGACGGCACGTATATAAAGGAGAACTGCACACGTAATACTTGTTATTTACGGCTGAATCGTTATCCGCCATGTCCCGTAAAAACTGGAGTCTTTGGGTTGATCCCTCACACTGATAGTAGTTTCCTGACCATTGTACGCCAAGATCAAGTGGGTGGGCTGCAACTGATGAAGGATGGCAGGTGGATCACCGTCAAACCAAATCTTGATGCATTAATTGTCAACATTGGTGACTTGTTCcag GCATGGAGCAATGGGGTGTACAAGAGTGTGGAACACAGAGTTATGTCCAACCCACAACTGGAGAGGTTCTCAGTGGCATACTTCCTGTGTCCCTCCTATGACACTGTGATACGGAGCTATGCAGAGCCTGCGATCTATACAAAGTTTAGCTTTGGGGAGTACAAACAGCAAGTCCAAGAGGATGTTAGACGTACAGGTCACAAGGTCGGGCTTTCAAGATTCCTTGCTCAAAGCGCATGA